Proteins found in one Planococcus citri chromosome 2, ihPlaCitr1.1, whole genome shotgun sequence genomic segment:
- the LOC135837668 gene encoding speckle-type POZ protein-like isoform X2, giving the protein MLSLQRNQKLNSLVQWFRKKAPSHSTRNESPSARNDYLLVADTHCDSNLDLKKGNFSWTINNCASVYELMEKEKLKSSPFSAVDDDFKWHLEFSIERCFNNDWFYEISGVNETENKEYISVSFYADSEEKLETCGPLKDADSRDSSDDEMPRTSVTKMFPWSQIKNYIFHDKLTIFCEFSFMKNNNVSNISTSLCSSRQKTNFARDFEKLLNDEDFSDVTISIKGKDYPAHKSILAARSSTFNAMFKSDMRESTTNRVDIEDIEPDTFEEMLRYIYTGKSKNLGTLAFELLPVAEKYDIKDLKIDCEQALFEKLSRENVVKILILADMHNADQLRTQTLQFIKLYGTHCDDIRNTELFSASTTRPQLMKDVLHVLLEK; this is encoded by the exons atg CTCTCTCTTCAACGTAATCAGAAGTTGAATTCGTTAGTTCAATGGTTCAGAAAGAAAGCACCGAGTCACTCTACGAGAAATGAGAGTCCCTCTGCGAGAAATGATTATTTATTGGTCGCTGACACTCATTGTGATTCgaatttagatttaaaaaaaggaaacttcTCGTGGACGATCAACAACTGCGCATCAGTTTATGAATTAATGgagaaggaaaaattgaaatcgtcaCCATTCTCAGCTGTAGATGATGATTTCAAGTGGCATTTGGAATTTTCCATTGAACGGTGTTTCAACAATGATTGGTTCTACGAAATAAGTGG AGTAAATGAAACGGAAAATAAAGAATACATTTCGGTATCTTTTTACGCGGATAGTGAAGAAAAACTCGAAACATGCGGTCCTCTAAagg ACGCCGATTCCAGGGATAGCTCTGACGATGAGATGCCTCGTACCAGTGTTACGAAAATGTTTCCGTGgagtcaaataaaaaattacatatttcacgataaattgacgattttttgcgaattttccttcatgaaaaataataacgtTTCCAATATTTCTACCTCATTGTGCTCTTCTCGACAGAAAACGAATTTCgctcgagattttgaaaaattattaaacgaCGAAGATTTCAGTGACGTTACTATTTCGATCAAAGGTAAAGACTATCCGGCTCATAAGAGTATTCTCGCTGCTCGCAGTTCGACGTTCAATGCTATGTTTAAAAGCGATATGCGAGAAAGTACTACGAATCGTGTCGATATCGAGGATATAGAACCGGATACGTTTGAAGAAATGTTACGCTATATTTATACCGGAAAGTCGAAGAATTTGGGCACGTTGGCTTTCGAATTGTTGCCAGTTGCTGAGAAATACGATATAAAGGATTTGAAGATCGATTGCGAACAGgcgttatttgaaaaattgtccaggGAGAACGTGGTGAAAATATTGATATTGGCGGATATGCATAATGCAGATCAGCTGAGAACACAGACGTTGCAGTTCATCAAGTTGTATGGTACTCATTGTGACGATATTAGGAATACGGAGCTTTTCAGCGCATCGACTACTCGACCTCAGTTGATGAAAGATGTGTTGCATGTACTTTTAgagaaatag
- the LOC135837668 gene encoding speckle-type POZ protein-like isoform X1, whose protein sequence is MLSLQRNQKLNSLVQWFRKKAPSHSTRNESPSARNDYLLVADTHCDSNLDLKKGNFSWTINNCASVYELMEKEKLKSSPFSAVDDDFKWHLEFSIERCFNNDWFYEISGVNETENKEYISVSFYADSEEKLETCGPLKGKIKFSFLKADSSKDATEEIKFRFETDADSRDSSDDEMPRTSVTKMFPWSQIKNYIFHDKLTIFCEFSFMKNNNVSNISTSLCSSRQKTNFARDFEKLLNDEDFSDVTISIKGKDYPAHKSILAARSSTFNAMFKSDMRESTTNRVDIEDIEPDTFEEMLRYIYTGKSKNLGTLAFELLPVAEKYDIKDLKIDCEQALFEKLSRENVVKILILADMHNADQLRTQTLQFIKLYGTHCDDIRNTELFSASTTRPQLMKDVLHVLLEK, encoded by the exons atg CTCTCTCTTCAACGTAATCAGAAGTTGAATTCGTTAGTTCAATGGTTCAGAAAGAAAGCACCGAGTCACTCTACGAGAAATGAGAGTCCCTCTGCGAGAAATGATTATTTATTGGTCGCTGACACTCATTGTGATTCgaatttagatttaaaaaaaggaaacttcTCGTGGACGATCAACAACTGCGCATCAGTTTATGAATTAATGgagaaggaaaaattgaaatcgtcaCCATTCTCAGCTGTAGATGATGATTTCAAGTGGCATTTGGAATTTTCCATTGAACGGTGTTTCAACAATGATTGGTTCTACGAAATAAGTGG AGTAAATGAAACGGAAAATAAAGAATACATTTCGGTATCTTTTTACGCGGATAGTGAAGAAAAACTCGAAACATGCGGTCCTCTAAagggtaaaataaaattttcgttctTAAAAGCAGACTCCAGTAAAGATGCAACTGAAGAAATCAAATTCCGTTTCGAAACAGACGCCGATTCCAGGGATAGCTCTGACGATGAGATGCCTCGTACCAGTGTTACGAAAATGTTTCCGTGgagtcaaataaaaaattacatatttcacgataaattgacgattttttgcgaattttccttcatgaaaaataataacgtTTCCAATATTTCTACCTCATTGTGCTCTTCTCGACAGAAAACGAATTTCgctcgagattttgaaaaattattaaacgaCGAAGATTTCAGTGACGTTACTATTTCGATCAAAGGTAAAGACTATCCGGCTCATAAGAGTATTCTCGCTGCTCGCAGTTCGACGTTCAATGCTATGTTTAAAAGCGATATGCGAGAAAGTACTACGAATCGTGTCGATATCGAGGATATAGAACCGGATACGTTTGAAGAAATGTTACGCTATATTTATACCGGAAAGTCGAAGAATTTGGGCACGTTGGCTTTCGAATTGTTGCCAGTTGCTGAGAAATACGATATAAAGGATTTGAAGATCGATTGCGAACAGgcgttatttgaaaaattgtccaggGAGAACGTGGTGAAAATATTGATATTGGCGGATATGCATAATGCAGATCAGCTGAGAACACAGACGTTGCAGTTCATCAAGTTGTATGGTACTCATTGTGACGATATTAGGAATACGGAGCTTTTCAGCGCATCGACTACTCGACCTCAGTTGATGAAAGATGTGTTGCATGTACTTTTAgagaaatag